A portion of the Homo sapiens chromosome 16, GRCh38.p14 Primary Assembly genome contains these proteins:
- the FHOD1 gene encoding FH1/FH2 domain-containing protein 1 isoform 2 (isoform 2 is encoded by transcript variant 2): MAGGEDRGDGEPVSVVTVRVQYLEDTDPFACANFPEPRRAPTCSLDGALPLGAQIPAVHRLLGAPLKLEDCALQVSPSGYYLDTELSLEEQREMLEGFYEEISKGRKPTLILRTQLSVRVNAILEKLYSSSGPELRRSLFSLKQIFQEDKDLVPEFVHSEGLSCLIRVGAAADHNYQSYILRALGQLMLFVDGMLGVVAHSDTIQWLYTLCASLSRLVVKTALKLLLVFVEYSENNAPLFIRAVNSVASTTGAPPWANLVSILEEKNGADPELLVYTVTLINKTLAALPDQDSFYDVTDALEQQGMEALVQRHLGTAGTDVDLRTQLVLYENALKLEDGDIEEAPGAGGRRERRKPSSEEGKRSRRSLEGGGCPARAPEPGPTGPASPVGPTSSTGPALLTGPASSPVGPPSGLQASVNLFPTISVAPSADTSSERSIYKARFLENVAAAETEKQVALAQGRAETLAGAMPNEAGGHPDARQLWDSPETAPAARTPQSPAPCVLLRAQRSLAPEPKEPLIPASPKAEPIWELPTRAPRLSIGDLDFSDLGEDEDQDMLNVESVEAGKDIPAPSPPLPLLSGVPPPPPLPPPPPIKGPFPPPPPLPLAAPLPHSVPDSSALPTKRKTVKLFWRELKLAGGHGVSASRFGPCATLWASLDPVSVDTARLEHLFESRAKEVLPSKKAGEGRRTMTTVLDPKRSNAINIGLTTLPPVHVIKAALLNFDEFAVSKDGIEKLLTMMPTEEERQKIEEAQLANPDIPLGPAENFLMTLASIGGLAARLQLWAFKLDYDSMEREIAEPLFDLKVGMEQLVQNATFRCILATLLAVGNFLNGSQSSGFELSYLEKVSEVKDTVRRQSLLHHLCSLVLQTRPESSDLYSEIPALTRCAKVDFEQLTENLGQLERRSRAAEESLRSLAKHELAPALRARLTHFLDQCARRVAMLRIVHRRVCNRFHAFLLYLGYTPQAAREVRIMQFCHTLREFALEYRTCRERVLQQQQKQATYRERNKTRGRMITETEKFSGVAGEAPSNPSVPVAVSSGPGRGDADSHASMKSLLTSRPEDTTHNRRSRGMVQSSSPIMPTVGPSTASPEEPPGSSLPSDTSDEIMDLLVQSVTKSSPRALAARERKRSRGNRKSLRRTLKSGLGDDLVQALGLSKGPGLEV, from the exons ATGGCGGGCGGGGAAGACCGCGGGGACGGAGAGCCGGTATCAGTGGTGACCGTGAGGGTGCAGTACCTGGAAGACACCGACCCCTTCGCATGTGCCAACTTTCCGGAGCCGCGCCGGGCCCCCACCTGCAGCCTGGACGGGGCGCTGCCCTTGGGCGCGCAGATACCCGCGGTGCACCGCCTGCTGGGAGCGCCGCTCAAG TTGGAGGATTGTGCTCTGCAAGTGTCTCCCTCCGGATACTACCTGGACACCGAGCTGTCCCTGGAAGAGCAGCGGGAGATGCTGGAGGGCTTCTATGAAGAGATCAG CAAAGGGCGGAAGCCCACGCTGATCCTTCGGACCCAGCTCTCTGTGAGGGTCAACGCTATCTTGG AAAAGCTGTATAGCTCCAGTGGTCCTGAGCTCCGCCGCTCCCTCTTCTCACTGAAGCAGATCTTCCAG GAGGACAAAGACCTGGTGCCTGAATTTGTGCATTCAGAGGGGCTGAGCTGCCTGATCCGTGTGGGTGCTGCTGCCGACCACAACTACCAGAGCTACATCCTTAGAG CGCTCGGCCAGCTGATGCTCTTTGTGGATGGAATGCTGGGGGTGGTGGCCCACAGTGACACTATTCAGTGGCTGTACACATTGTGTGCCAGCCTG TCCCGCTTGGTGGTGAAGACAGCCCTGAAGCTGCTGTTGGTGTTTGTAGAATACTCCGAAAACAACGCACCGCTGTTCATCCGTGCAGTGAACTCTGTGGCCAGCACCACCG GTGCTCCTCCCTGGGCCAATCTGGTGTCCATCCTGGAGGAGAAGAATGGCGCTGACCCTGAGTTGTTGGTGTACACGGTCACCCTCATCAACAAG ACGCTGGCGGCGCTCCCGGACCAGGACTCCTTCTACGATGTGACGGATGCACTGGAGCAGCAGGGCATGGAAGCGCTGGTCCAGCGCCACCTGGGCACTGCGGGCACTGACGTCGACCTGCGCACGCAGCTTGTGCTCTACGAG AACGCCCTGAAATTGGAGGATGGAGACATCGAAGAAGCCCCAGGCGCTGGTGGGCGGCGGGAACGACGAAAGCCTTCTTCTGAGGAGGGCAAGAGGAGCCGCCGTTCTCTGGAAGGCGGGGGCTGCCCCGCGCGTGCCCCGGAACCTGG CCCCACAGGCCCCGCCTCACCGGTAGGCCCCACCTCTTCCACCGGCCCCGCCCTGCTGACAGGCCCCGCCTCCAGCCCTGTGGGCCCTCCCTCCGGTCTCCAAGCTTCAGTGAACCTTTTTCCTACCATCTCTGTGGCACCCTCAGCTGACACCTCCAGCGAGAGGAGCATCTACAA AGCCCGGTTCCTGGAGAATGTGGCGGCAGCAGAAACAGAGAAGCAGGTTGCGCTGGCCCagggccgggcagagacacttgCCGGGGCCATGCCCAATGAGGCGGGTGGACACCCAG ATGCCCGGCAACTCTGGGACTCCCCAGAGACAGCCCCTGCAGCCAGAACACCCCAGAGCCCTGCCCCCTGTGTCCTGCTCCGGGCCCAGCGAAGCCTTGCACCAGAGCCCAAGGAGCCACTGATACCAGCAAGCCCCAAGGCTGAGCCCATCTGGGAGCTCCCTACCCGTGCACCCAGGCTCTCTATTGGGGACCTGGACTTTTCAGATCTAGGGGAGGATGAAGACCAGGACATGCTGAATGTAGAGTCTGTGGAGGCTGGGAAAGACATCCCAGCTCCCTCACCCCCACTGCCCCTGCTCTCGGGAGTACccccccctcccccacttccACCTCCCCCACCCATCAAAGGCCccttcccaccacctccacctctacCTCTGGCTGCCCCTCTTCCCCATTCAGTGCCTGACAGCTCAGCCCTCCCCACTAAGAGGAAGACAGTAAAACTTTTCTGGCGTGAGCTGAAGCTGGCTGGGGGCCATGGAGTCTCTGCAAGCCGCTTTGGGCCCTGCGCCACCCTCTGGGCTTCACTGGACCCTGTCTCAGTGGACACGGCCCGACTGGAACACCTCTTTGAGTCTCGTGCCAAAGAGGTGCTGCCCTCCAAG AAAGCTGGAGAGGGCCGCCGGACAATGACCACAGTGCTGGACCCCAAGCGCAGCAACGCCATCAACATCGGCCTAACCACACTGCCACCTGTGCATGTCATTAAGGCTGCTCTGCTCAACTTTGATGAGTTTGCTGTCAGCAAGGATGGCATTGAG AAGCTACTGACCATGATGCCCACGGAGGAAGAGCGGCAGAAGATTGAGGAAGCCCAGCTGGCCAACCCTGACATACCCCTGGGCCCAGCCGAGAACTTCCTGATGACTCTTGCCTCCATTGGCGGCCTCGCTGCTCGTCTACAACTCTGGGCCTTCAAGCTGGACTATGACAGCATGGAGCGG GAAATTGCTGAGCCACTGTTTGACCTGAAAGTGGGTATGGAACAGCTGGTACAGAATGCCACCTTCCGCTGCATCCTGGCTACCCTCCTAGCGGTGGGCAACTTCCTCAATGGCTCCCAG AGCAGCGGCTTTGAGCTGAGCTACCTGGAGAAGGTGTCAGAGGTGAAGGACACGGTGCGTCGACAGTCACTGCTACACCATCTCTGCTCCCTAGTGCTCCAGACCCGGCCTGAGTCCTCTGACCTCTATTCAGAAATCCCTGCCCTGACCCGCTGTGCCAAG GTGGACTTTGAACAGCTGACTGAGAACCTGGGGCAGCTGGAGCGCCGGAGCCGGGCAGCCGAGGAGAGCCTGCGGAGCTTGGCCAAGCATGAGCTGGCCCCAGCCCTGCGTGCCCGCCTCACCCACTTCCTGGACCAGTGTGCCCGCCGTGTTGCCATGCTAAGGATAGTGCACCGCCGTGTCTGCAATAG GTTCCATGCCTTCCTGCTCTACCTGGGCTACACCCCGCAGGCGGCCCGTGAAGTGCGCATCATGCAGTTCTGCCACACGCTGCGGGAATTTGCGCTTGAGTATCGGACTTGCCGGGAACGAGTGctacagcagcagcagaagcaggcCACATACCGTGAGCGCAACAAGACCCGGGGACGCATGATCACCGAG ACAGAGAAGTTCTCaggtgtggctggggaagcccccAGCAACCCCTCTGTCCCAGTAGCAGTGAGCAGCGGGCCAGGCCGGGGAGATGCTGACAGTCATGCTAGTATGAAGAGTCTGCTGACCAGCAGGCCTGAGGACACCACACACAATCGCCGCAGCAGAG GCATGGTCCAGAGCAGCTCCCCAATCATGCCCACAGTGGGGCCCTCCACTGCATCCCCAGAAGAACCCCCAGGCTCCAGTTTACCCAGTGATACATCAGATGAGATCATGGACCTTCTGGTGCAGTCAGTGACCAAGAGCAGTCCTCGTGCCTTAGCTGCTAGGGAACGCAAGCGTTCCCGCGGCAACCGCAAGTCTT TGAGAAGGACGTTGAAGAGTGGGCTCGGAGATGACCTGGTGCAGGCACTGGGACTAAGCAAGGGTCCTGGCCTGGAGGTGTGA
- the FHOD1 gene encoding FH1/FH2 domain-containing protein 1 isoform X4 produces MAGGEDRGDGEPVSVVTVRVQYLEDTDPFACANFPEPRRAPTCSLDGALPLGAQIPAVHRLLGAPLKLEDCALQVSPSGYYLDTELSLEEQREMLEGFYEEISKGRKPTLILRTQLSVRVNAILEKLYSSSGPELRRSLFSLKQIFQEDKDLVPEFVHSEGLSCLIRVGAAADHNYQSYILRALGQLMLFVDGMLGVVAHSDTIQWLYTLCASLSRLVVKTALKLLLVFVEYSENNAPLFIRAVNSVASTTGAPPWANLVSILEEKNGADPELLVYTVTLINKTLAALPDQDSFYDVTDALEQQGMEALVQRHLGTAGTDVDLRTQLVLYENALKLEDGDIEEAPGAGGRRERRKPSSEEGKRSRRSLEGGGCPARAPEPGPTGPASPVGPTSSTGPALLTGPASSPVGPPSGLQASVNLFPTISVAPSADTSSERSIYKARFLENVAAAETEKQVALAQGRAETLAGAMPNEAGGHPDARQLWDSPETAPAARTPQSPAPCVLLRAQRSLAPEPKEPLIPASPKAEPIWELPTRAPRLSIGDLDFSDLGEDEDQDMLNVESVEAGKDIPAPSPPLPLLSGVPPPPPLPPPPPIKGPFPPPPPLPLAAPLPHSVPDSSALPTKRKTVKLFWRELKLAGGHGVSASRFGPCATLWASLDPVSVDTARLEHLFESRAKEVLPSKKAGEGRRTMTTVLDPKRSNAINIGLTTLPPVHVIKAALLNFDEFAVSKDGIEKLLTMMPTEEERQKIEEAQLANPDIPLGPAENFLMTLASIGGLAARLQLWAFKLDYDSMEREIAEPLFDLKVGMEQLVQNATFRCILATLLAVGNFLNGSQVDFEQLTENLGQLERRSRAAEESLRSLAKHELAPALRARLTHFLDQCARRVAMLRIVHRRVCNRFHAFLLYLGYTPQAAREVRIMQFCHTLREFALEYRTCRERVLQQQQKQATYRERNKTRGRMITETEKFSGVAGEAPSNPSVPVAVSSGPGRGDADSHASMKSLLTSRPEDTTHNRRSRGMVQSSSPIMPTVGPSTASPEEPPGSSLPSDTSDEIMDLLVQSVTKSSPRALAARERKRSRGNRKSLRRTLKSGLGDDLVQALGLSKGPGLEV; encoded by the exons ATGGCGGGCGGGGAAGACCGCGGGGACGGAGAGCCGGTATCAGTGGTGACCGTGAGGGTGCAGTACCTGGAAGACACCGACCCCTTCGCATGTGCCAACTTTCCGGAGCCGCGCCGGGCCCCCACCTGCAGCCTGGACGGGGCGCTGCCCTTGGGCGCGCAGATACCCGCGGTGCACCGCCTGCTGGGAGCGCCGCTCAAG TTGGAGGATTGTGCTCTGCAAGTGTCTCCCTCCGGATACTACCTGGACACCGAGCTGTCCCTGGAAGAGCAGCGGGAGATGCTGGAGGGCTTCTATGAAGAGATCAG CAAAGGGCGGAAGCCCACGCTGATCCTTCGGACCCAGCTCTCTGTGAGGGTCAACGCTATCTTGG AAAAGCTGTATAGCTCCAGTGGTCCTGAGCTCCGCCGCTCCCTCTTCTCACTGAAGCAGATCTTCCAG GAGGACAAAGACCTGGTGCCTGAATTTGTGCATTCAGAGGGGCTGAGCTGCCTGATCCGTGTGGGTGCTGCTGCCGACCACAACTACCAGAGCTACATCCTTAGAG CGCTCGGCCAGCTGATGCTCTTTGTGGATGGAATGCTGGGGGTGGTGGCCCACAGTGACACTATTCAGTGGCTGTACACATTGTGTGCCAGCCTG TCCCGCTTGGTGGTGAAGACAGCCCTGAAGCTGCTGTTGGTGTTTGTAGAATACTCCGAAAACAACGCACCGCTGTTCATCCGTGCAGTGAACTCTGTGGCCAGCACCACCG GTGCTCCTCCCTGGGCCAATCTGGTGTCCATCCTGGAGGAGAAGAATGGCGCTGACCCTGAGTTGTTGGTGTACACGGTCACCCTCATCAACAAG ACGCTGGCGGCGCTCCCGGACCAGGACTCCTTCTACGATGTGACGGATGCACTGGAGCAGCAGGGCATGGAAGCGCTGGTCCAGCGCCACCTGGGCACTGCGGGCACTGACGTCGACCTGCGCACGCAGCTTGTGCTCTACGAG AACGCCCTGAAATTGGAGGATGGAGACATCGAAGAAGCCCCAGGCGCTGGTGGGCGGCGGGAACGACGAAAGCCTTCTTCTGAGGAGGGCAAGAGGAGCCGCCGTTCTCTGGAAGGCGGGGGCTGCCCCGCGCGTGCCCCGGAACCTGG CCCCACAGGCCCCGCCTCACCGGTAGGCCCCACCTCTTCCACCGGCCCCGCCCTGCTGACAGGCCCCGCCTCCAGCCCTGTGGGCCCTCCCTCCGGTCTCCAAGCTTCAGTGAACCTTTTTCCTACCATCTCTGTGGCACCCTCAGCTGACACCTCCAGCGAGAGGAGCATCTACAA AGCCCGGTTCCTGGAGAATGTGGCGGCAGCAGAAACAGAGAAGCAGGTTGCGCTGGCCCagggccgggcagagacacttgCCGGGGCCATGCCCAATGAGGCGGGTGGACACCCAG ATGCCCGGCAACTCTGGGACTCCCCAGAGACAGCCCCTGCAGCCAGAACACCCCAGAGCCCTGCCCCCTGTGTCCTGCTCCGGGCCCAGCGAAGCCTTGCACCAGAGCCCAAGGAGCCACTGATACCAGCAAGCCCCAAGGCTGAGCCCATCTGGGAGCTCCCTACCCGTGCACCCAGGCTCTCTATTGGGGACCTGGACTTTTCAGATCTAGGGGAGGATGAAGACCAGGACATGCTGAATGTAGAGTCTGTGGAGGCTGGGAAAGACATCCCAGCTCCCTCACCCCCACTGCCCCTGCTCTCGGGAGTACccccccctcccccacttccACCTCCCCCACCCATCAAAGGCCccttcccaccacctccacctctacCTCTGGCTGCCCCTCTTCCCCATTCAGTGCCTGACAGCTCAGCCCTCCCCACTAAGAGGAAGACAGTAAAACTTTTCTGGCGTGAGCTGAAGCTGGCTGGGGGCCATGGAGTCTCTGCAAGCCGCTTTGGGCCCTGCGCCACCCTCTGGGCTTCACTGGACCCTGTCTCAGTGGACACGGCCCGACTGGAACACCTCTTTGAGTCTCGTGCCAAAGAGGTGCTGCCCTCCAAG AAAGCTGGAGAGGGCCGCCGGACAATGACCACAGTGCTGGACCCCAAGCGCAGCAACGCCATCAACATCGGCCTAACCACACTGCCACCTGTGCATGTCATTAAGGCTGCTCTGCTCAACTTTGATGAGTTTGCTGTCAGCAAGGATGGCATTGAG AAGCTACTGACCATGATGCCCACGGAGGAAGAGCGGCAGAAGATTGAGGAAGCCCAGCTGGCCAACCCTGACATACCCCTGGGCCCAGCCGAGAACTTCCTGATGACTCTTGCCTCCATTGGCGGCCTCGCTGCTCGTCTACAACTCTGGGCCTTCAAGCTGGACTATGACAGCATGGAGCGG GAAATTGCTGAGCCACTGTTTGACCTGAAAGTGGGTATGGAACAGCTGGTACAGAATGCCACCTTCCGCTGCATCCTGGCTACCCTCCTAGCGGTGGGCAACTTCCTCAATGGCTCCCAG GTGGACTTTGAACAGCTGACTGAGAACCTGGGGCAGCTGGAGCGCCGGAGCCGGGCAGCCGAGGAGAGCCTGCGGAGCTTGGCCAAGCATGAGCTGGCCCCAGCCCTGCGTGCCCGCCTCACCCACTTCCTGGACCAGTGTGCCCGCCGTGTTGCCATGCTAAGGATAGTGCACCGCCGTGTCTGCAATAG GTTCCATGCCTTCCTGCTCTACCTGGGCTACACCCCGCAGGCGGCCCGTGAAGTGCGCATCATGCAGTTCTGCCACACGCTGCGGGAATTTGCGCTTGAGTATCGGACTTGCCGGGAACGAGTGctacagcagcagcagaagcaggcCACATACCGTGAGCGCAACAAGACCCGGGGACGCATGATCACCGAG ACAGAGAAGTTCTCaggtgtggctggggaagcccccAGCAACCCCTCTGTCCCAGTAGCAGTGAGCAGCGGGCCAGGCCGGGGAGATGCTGACAGTCATGCTAGTATGAAGAGTCTGCTGACCAGCAGGCCTGAGGACACCACACACAATCGCCGCAGCAGAG GCATGGTCCAGAGCAGCTCCCCAATCATGCCCACAGTGGGGCCCTCCACTGCATCCCCAGAAGAACCCCCAGGCTCCAGTTTACCCAGTGATACATCAGATGAGATCATGGACCTTCTGGTGCAGTCAGTGACCAAGAGCAGTCCTCGTGCCTTAGCTGCTAGGGAACGCAAGCGTTCCCGCGGCAACCGCAAGTCTT TGAGAAGGACGTTGAAGAGTGGGCTCGGAGATGACCTGGTGCAGGCACTGGGACTAAGCAAGGGTCCTGGCCTGGAGGTGTGA
- the FHOD1 gene encoding FH1/FH2 domain-containing protein 1 isoform X7 has translation MLFVDGMLGVVAHSDTIQWLYTLCASLSRLVVKTALKLLLVFVEYSENNAPLFIRAVNSVASTTGAPPWANLVSILEEKNGADPELLVYTVTLINKTLAALPDQDSFYDVTDALEQQGMEALVQRHLGTAGTDVDLRTQLVLYENALKLEDGDIEEAPGAGGRRERRKPSSEEGKRSRRSLEGGGCPARAPEPGPTGPASPVGPTSSTGPALLTGPASSPVGPPSGLQASVNLFPTISVAPSADTSSERSIYKARFLENVAAAETEKQVALAQGRAETLAGAMPNEAGGHPDARQLWDSPETAPAARTPQSPAPCVLLRAQRSLAPEPKEPLIPASPKAEPIWELPTRAPRLSIGDLDFSDLGEDEDQDMLNVESVEAGKDIPAPSPPLPLLSGVPPPPPLPPPPPIKGPFPPPPPLPLAAPLPHSVPDSSALPTKRKTVKLFWRELKLAGGHGVSASRFGPCATLWASLDPVSVDTARLEHLFESRAKEVLPSKKAGEGRRTMTTVLDPKRSNAINIGLTTLPPVHVIKAALLNFDEFAVSKDGIEKLLTMMPTEEERQKIEEAQLANPDIPLGPAENFLMTLASIGGLAARLQLWAFKLDYDSMEREIAEPLFDLKVGMEQLVQNATFRCILATLLAVGNFLNGSQSSGFELSYLEKVSEVKDTVRRQSLLHHLCSLVLQTRPESSDLYSEIPALTRCAKVDFEQLTENLGQLERRSRAAEESLRSLAKHELAPALRARLTHFLDQCARRVAMLRIVHRRVCNRFHAFLLYLGYTPQAAREVRIMQFCHTLREFALEYRTCRERVLQQQQKQATYRERNKTRGRMITETEKFSGVAGEAPSNPSVPVAVSSGPGRGDADSHASMKSLLTSRPEDTTHNRRSRGMVQSSSPIMPTVGPSTASPEEPPGSSLPSDTSDEIMDLLVQSVTKSSPRALAARERKRSRGNRKSLRRTLKSGLGDDLVQALGLSKGPGLEV, from the exons ATGCTCTTTGTGGATGGAATGCTGGGGGTGGTGGCCCACAGTGACACTATTCAGTGGCTGTACACATTGTGTGCCAGCCTG TCCCGCTTGGTGGTGAAGACAGCCCTGAAGCTGCTGTTGGTGTTTGTAGAATACTCCGAAAACAACGCACCGCTGTTCATCCGTGCAGTGAACTCTGTGGCCAGCACCACCG GTGCTCCTCCCTGGGCCAATCTGGTGTCCATCCTGGAGGAGAAGAATGGCGCTGACCCTGAGTTGTTGGTGTACACGGTCACCCTCATCAACAAG ACGCTGGCGGCGCTCCCGGACCAGGACTCCTTCTACGATGTGACGGATGCACTGGAGCAGCAGGGCATGGAAGCGCTGGTCCAGCGCCACCTGGGCACTGCGGGCACTGACGTCGACCTGCGCACGCAGCTTGTGCTCTACGAG AACGCCCTGAAATTGGAGGATGGAGACATCGAAGAAGCCCCAGGCGCTGGTGGGCGGCGGGAACGACGAAAGCCTTCTTCTGAGGAGGGCAAGAGGAGCCGCCGTTCTCTGGAAGGCGGGGGCTGCCCCGCGCGTGCCCCGGAACCTGG CCCCACAGGCCCCGCCTCACCGGTAGGCCCCACCTCTTCCACCGGCCCCGCCCTGCTGACAGGCCCCGCCTCCAGCCCTGTGGGCCCTCCCTCCGGTCTCCAAGCTTCAGTGAACCTTTTTCCTACCATCTCTGTGGCACCCTCAGCTGACACCTCCAGCGAGAGGAGCATCTACAA AGCCCGGTTCCTGGAGAATGTGGCGGCAGCAGAAACAGAGAAGCAGGTTGCGCTGGCCCagggccgggcagagacacttgCCGGGGCCATGCCCAATGAGGCGGGTGGACACCCAG ATGCCCGGCAACTCTGGGACTCCCCAGAGACAGCCCCTGCAGCCAGAACACCCCAGAGCCCTGCCCCCTGTGTCCTGCTCCGGGCCCAGCGAAGCCTTGCACCAGAGCCCAAGGAGCCACTGATACCAGCAAGCCCCAAGGCTGAGCCCATCTGGGAGCTCCCTACCCGTGCACCCAGGCTCTCTATTGGGGACCTGGACTTTTCAGATCTAGGGGAGGATGAAGACCAGGACATGCTGAATGTAGAGTCTGTGGAGGCTGGGAAAGACATCCCAGCTCCCTCACCCCCACTGCCCCTGCTCTCGGGAGTACccccccctcccccacttccACCTCCCCCACCCATCAAAGGCCccttcccaccacctccacctctacCTCTGGCTGCCCCTCTTCCCCATTCAGTGCCTGACAGCTCAGCCCTCCCCACTAAGAGGAAGACAGTAAAACTTTTCTGGCGTGAGCTGAAGCTGGCTGGGGGCCATGGAGTCTCTGCAAGCCGCTTTGGGCCCTGCGCCACCCTCTGGGCTTCACTGGACCCTGTCTCAGTGGACACGGCCCGACTGGAACACCTCTTTGAGTCTCGTGCCAAAGAGGTGCTGCCCTCCAAG AAAGCTGGAGAGGGCCGCCGGACAATGACCACAGTGCTGGACCCCAAGCGCAGCAACGCCATCAACATCGGCCTAACCACACTGCCACCTGTGCATGTCATTAAGGCTGCTCTGCTCAACTTTGATGAGTTTGCTGTCAGCAAGGATGGCATTGAG AAGCTACTGACCATGATGCCCACGGAGGAAGAGCGGCAGAAGATTGAGGAAGCCCAGCTGGCCAACCCTGACATACCCCTGGGCCCAGCCGAGAACTTCCTGATGACTCTTGCCTCCATTGGCGGCCTCGCTGCTCGTCTACAACTCTGGGCCTTCAAGCTGGACTATGACAGCATGGAGCGG GAAATTGCTGAGCCACTGTTTGACCTGAAAGTGGGTATGGAACAGCTGGTACAGAATGCCACCTTCCGCTGCATCCTGGCTACCCTCCTAGCGGTGGGCAACTTCCTCAATGGCTCCCAG AGCAGCGGCTTTGAGCTGAGCTACCTGGAGAAGGTGTCAGAGGTGAAGGACACGGTGCGTCGACAGTCACTGCTACACCATCTCTGCTCCCTAGTGCTCCAGACCCGGCCTGAGTCCTCTGACCTCTATTCAGAAATCCCTGCCCTGACCCGCTGTGCCAAG GTGGACTTTGAACAGCTGACTGAGAACCTGGGGCAGCTGGAGCGCCGGAGCCGGGCAGCCGAGGAGAGCCTGCGGAGCTTGGCCAAGCATGAGCTGGCCCCAGCCCTGCGTGCCCGCCTCACCCACTTCCTGGACCAGTGTGCCCGCCGTGTTGCCATGCTAAGGATAGTGCACCGCCGTGTCTGCAATAG GTTCCATGCCTTCCTGCTCTACCTGGGCTACACCCCGCAGGCGGCCCGTGAAGTGCGCATCATGCAGTTCTGCCACACGCTGCGGGAATTTGCGCTTGAGTATCGGACTTGCCGGGAACGAGTGctacagcagcagcagaagcaggcCACATACCGTGAGCGCAACAAGACCCGGGGACGCATGATCACCGAG ACAGAGAAGTTCTCaggtgtggctggggaagcccccAGCAACCCCTCTGTCCCAGTAGCAGTGAGCAGCGGGCCAGGCCGGGGAGATGCTGACAGTCATGCTAGTATGAAGAGTCTGCTGACCAGCAGGCCTGAGGACACCACACACAATCGCCGCAGCAGAG GCATGGTCCAGAGCAGCTCCCCAATCATGCCCACAGTGGGGCCCTCCACTGCATCCCCAGAAGAACCCCCAGGCTCCAGTTTACCCAGTGATACATCAGATGAGATCATGGACCTTCTGGTGCAGTCAGTGACCAAGAGCAGTCCTCGTGCCTTAGCTGCTAGGGAACGCAAGCGTTCCCGCGGCAACCGCAAGTCTT TGAGAAGGACGTTGAAGAGTGGGCTCGGAGATGACCTGGTGCAGGCACTGGGACTAAGCAAGGGTCCTGGCCTGGAGGTGTGA